A single genomic interval of Lysobacter avium harbors:
- a CDS encoding glycosyltransferase has translation MAEDSTPMDADIGVVVVSYQSLATIDDCLARLRDAVGVAAIRVVDNDSTDGTVAVIQRHAVADPRVQFIANPDNAGFGMACNQGAAAIAAQAPSCRWLAFVNPDALVEVDTLSRLRQLALQRRAAGVDVLLGVDLVDEAGTRDPAARRRAPDFLAMLGGFAAGLRGRRPGSRAALAIQPDDGAELQPVEAISGALMFLARARFERIGGFDEAYRLHAEDLDLCRRLAADGVELAVANRVRVVHVRGVSSRSNPWFVEWHKHRGLWRYFRKFEAAQRGVGVRALVFALIWARFPFAVVGALLRSRA, from the coding sequence ATGGCTGAGGACTCGACGCCGATGGACGCCGACATCGGCGTGGTGGTGGTCAGCTATCAGAGCCTGGCCACCATCGATGACTGCCTGGCGCGGTTGCGCGACGCCGTCGGCGTGGCGGCGATCCGGGTGGTCGACAACGACTCCACCGACGGCACGGTGGCAGTGATCCAGCGCCACGCCGTGGCCGATCCACGCGTCCAGTTCATCGCCAACCCCGACAACGCCGGCTTCGGGATGGCCTGCAACCAGGGCGCCGCGGCGATCGCCGCGCAGGCGCCGTCCTGTCGCTGGCTGGCCTTCGTCAATCCCGATGCGTTGGTGGAGGTCGACACCCTGTCGCGCCTGCGTCAGCTTGCGCTGCAACGCCGTGCCGCCGGTGTCGACGTCCTGCTGGGCGTCGATCTGGTCGACGAGGCCGGAACCCGTGACCCCGCCGCCCGCCGCCGCGCCCCGGATTTCCTTGCGATGCTCGGTGGGTTCGCGGCCGGGCTGCGCGGACGCCGGCCCGGGTCGCGCGCCGCTTTGGCGATCCAGCCTGACGACGGGGCCGAGTTGCAGCCGGTGGAAGCGATTTCCGGCGCCCTGATGTTCCTCGCGCGGGCGCGCTTCGAGCGCATTGGCGGCTTCGACGAGGCGTATCGCCTGCACGCGGAGGATCTGGACCTGTGCCGCCGGCTGGCCGCCGATGGCGTCGAGCTCGCGGTCGCGAACCGGGTGCGGGTCGTGCACGTGCGCGGGGTTTCCAGCCGCTCCAACCCCTGGTTCGTGGAATGGCACAAGCACCGCGGGCTGTGGCGTTACTTCCGCAAGTTCGAGGCCGCCCAGCGTGGCGTTGGCGTGCGCGCGCTGGTGTTTGCCCTTATCTGGGCGCGGTTTCCGTTCGCGGTGGTCGGGGCCCTGCTGCGCAGCAGGGCCTGA
- the pyrF gene encoding orotidine-5'-phosphate decarboxylase — protein MGFMQALRQRWTAADSLVCVGLDPEPSRFPARFADDPDAAFHFCRDIVDATAEHVCAFKPQIAHFAALGAEDALQRVIDHIHERHPGIPVILDSKRGDIGSTAQHYATEAFDRYRADAVTANPYLGRDSVQPFLDRADRGVVILCRTSNPGARDLQDLPVANHDGGTRPLYQCVAEMISRDWNGHGNCMLVVGATWPGQLREVRAIVGDMPFLVPGVGAQGGDVEAVVSNARTDDGSGLVVSSSRAVLYASVGDDFADAAAAAARTLREQINRYR, from the coding sequence ATGGGCTTCATGCAGGCACTGCGGCAGCGCTGGACCGCGGCCGATTCGCTGGTCTGTGTTGGGCTGGATCCGGAGCCGTCCAGGTTCCCGGCGCGCTTCGCCGATGACCCCGATGCGGCGTTCCATTTCTGCCGCGACATCGTTGATGCCACCGCCGAGCACGTCTGCGCGTTCAAGCCGCAGATCGCCCACTTTGCCGCGCTGGGTGCCGAAGACGCGCTGCAACGGGTGATCGACCACATCCACGAGCGCCACCCGGGAATCCCGGTGATCCTGGATTCCAAGCGCGGCGACATCGGGAGCACCGCGCAGCATTACGCGACCGAAGCGTTCGACCGCTATCGCGCCGATGCGGTGACCGCCAACCCCTATCTGGGCCGTGACTCGGTGCAGCCGTTCCTGGACCGCGCCGACCGCGGCGTGGTGATCCTGTGCCGCACCTCCAATCCCGGCGCTCGCGATCTGCAGGACCTGCCGGTCGCCAACCACGATGGCGGCACCCGGCCGCTGTACCAGTGTGTTGCCGAGATGATCTCGCGCGACTGGAACGGGCACGGCAACTGCATGCTGGTGGTGGGCGCGACGTGGCCGGGCCAGCTGCGTGAGGTGCGCGCGATCGTCGGCGACATGCCCTTCCTGGTGCCAGGGGTCGGCGCGCAGGGCGGCGACGTGGAGGCGGTGGTCAGCAACGCGCGTACCGACGATGGCAGCGGACTGGTCGTCAGCTCCTCGCGCGCGGTGCTGTACGCCTCGGTCGGGGATGACTTCGCCGATGCGGCGGCCGCCGCGGCACGCACGCTGCGCGAGCAGATCAACCGCTATCGCTGA
- the ettA gene encoding energy-dependent translational throttle protein EttA, whose translation MSAQYIYTMNGVSKTVPPKREIIKDISLSFFPGAKIGLLGLNGSGKSTVLKIMAGVDQDFSGEARAAKGIKVGYLAQEPQLNPEHTVRQAVEEGLGEVINAQAALDRVYEAYAEEDADFDKLAAEQQRLEAILAAGDAHTLEHQLEVAADALRLPPWEAIVGKLSGGEKRRVALCQLLLQKPDMLLLDEPTNHLDAESVEWLEQFLARYTGTVVAVTHDRYFLENAAEWILELDRGRGIPWKGNYTAWLEQKGERLKQEESGEKARQKALAKELEWVRSNAKGGRTKGKARLARFEELNSVEYQKRNETNEIFIPPGERLGSSVIEFKNVSKSFGDRLLIDDLSFIIPPGAIVGIIGPNGAGKSTLFKMITGQETPDSGEIIKGPSTNIAYVDQSRDTLEGNHNVFQEISGGADILNINGTEIQSRAYLGRFNFKGQDQQKLVGTLSGGERGRLHLAKTLLQGGNVLLLDEPSNDLDVETLRALEDALLEFPGCAVVISHDRWFLDRIATHILAFEGDSHVEYFQGNYREYEEDKKRRLGEEGAQPKRLRFKALK comes from the coding sequence ATGTCAGCGCAATACATCTACACCATGAACGGGGTCAGCAAGACCGTTCCGCCCAAGCGCGAGATCATCAAGGACATCTCCCTGTCCTTCTTCCCCGGCGCCAAGATCGGCCTGCTCGGCCTGAACGGTTCGGGCAAGTCGACCGTGCTCAAGATCATGGCCGGCGTCGACCAGGACTTCAGCGGCGAGGCGCGCGCGGCCAAGGGCATCAAGGTCGGCTACCTCGCCCAGGAGCCGCAGCTGAACCCCGAGCACACCGTGCGCCAGGCGGTCGAGGAAGGCCTGGGTGAGGTGATCAATGCGCAGGCCGCGCTGGACCGGGTGTACGAGGCCTACGCCGAGGAAGACGCCGACTTCGACAAGCTCGCCGCCGAGCAGCAGCGCCTGGAGGCAATCCTCGCCGCCGGCGATGCGCACACGCTGGAGCACCAGCTGGAAGTGGCCGCCGACGCGCTGCGCCTGCCACCGTGGGAGGCGATCGTGGGCAAGCTGTCGGGTGGCGAGAAGCGCCGCGTGGCGCTGTGCCAGTTGCTGCTGCAGAAGCCCGACATGCTGCTGCTGGACGAGCCCACCAACCACCTGGACGCCGAGTCGGTCGAATGGCTGGAGCAGTTCCTGGCCCGCTACACCGGCACTGTCGTGGCCGTCACCCATGACCGTTACTTCCTCGAGAACGCGGCCGAGTGGATCCTCGAGCTGGACCGGGGCCGGGGCATTCCCTGGAAGGGCAACTACACCGCGTGGCTGGAGCAGAAGGGCGAGCGCCTGAAGCAGGAAGAGTCCGGTGAGAAGGCCCGCCAGAAGGCGCTGGCCAAGGAGCTGGAATGGGTGCGCAGCAACGCCAAGGGCGGCCGCACCAAGGGCAAGGCGCGACTGGCGCGCTTCGAGGAACTCAACTCGGTTGAGTACCAGAAGCGCAACGAGACCAACGAGATCTTCATTCCGCCCGGCGAGCGCCTGGGCAGCTCGGTGATCGAGTTCAAGAACGTCTCCAAGTCCTTTGGTGACCGCCTGCTGATCGACGACCTGAGCTTCATCATTCCGCCCGGCGCGATCGTCGGCATCATCGGCCCCAACGGCGCCGGCAAGTCGACCCTGTTCAAGATGATCACCGGCCAGGAGACCCCTGACAGCGGCGAGATCATCAAGGGCCCGTCGACCAACATCGCCTATGTCGACCAGAGCCGCGACACCCTGGAAGGCAACCACAACGTGTTCCAGGAAATCTCCGGCGGCGCCGACATCCTCAATATCAACGGCACCGAGATCCAGTCGCGCGCCTACCTGGGCCGCTTCAACTTCAAGGGCCAGGACCAGCAGAAGCTGGTCGGCACCCTGTCGGGCGGTGAGCGTGGCCGCCTGCACCTGGCCAAGACCCTGCTGCAGGGCGGCAACGTGCTGCTGCTGGACGAACCATCCAACGACCTGGACGTGGAGACCTTGCGCGCGCTGGAAGACGCATTGCTGGAGTTCCCCGGCTGCGCGGTGGTGATCAGCCATGACCGCTGGTTCCTGGACCGCATCGCGACCCACATCCTCGCCTTCGAGGGTGACTCGCATGTGGAGTACTTCCAGGGCAACTACCGCGAATACGAGGAAGACAAGAAGCGTCGCCTCGGCGAGGAAGGCGCGCAGCCCAAGCGCCTGCGTTTCAAGGCGCTGAAGTAA